The following are encoded in a window of Lentimicrobiaceae bacterium genomic DNA:
- a CDS encoding DUF2027 domain-containing protein: MRFNIGDKVRFLNAKGGGVISKILNGNMVSVAIEDGFEIPTLASELIIIEPVKKTTDNFPVKEIEQPVEKNSNKLGRYSSQMVLAPGVYLAFVPHEQRWLITGLLDVLLINYTHYTVLYNIFLKNIGGSFEGIDYGSVEAQNKLLLSVIKHEEVEKWCQGVVQLMFHIENGNSIKVPSSTPYSIKPVKFLKEDNYKFSSFIEEKSFIIQLVALESLLVFPEKNSKETSMEQTEVQLVKEPALISKHRTAFKKAEVDLHIAELVENISGMNSKDMLTTQINYFSRCLESAIKEKYREVIFIHGKGNGVLKATICSILNEYENIQYRDASLANYGQGAVEVIIPQND, translated from the coding sequence ATGCGATTCAACATAGGCGACAAAGTTCGGTTTTTAAATGCCAAAGGTGGTGGCGTAATTTCAAAAATACTGAATGGCAATATGGTAAGCGTAGCCATAGAAGATGGTTTTGAAATACCTACACTGGCATCGGAACTAATTATTATAGAACCGGTGAAAAAAACAACTGACAACTTCCCCGTGAAAGAAATAGAGCAACCAGTTGAAAAAAATTCTAACAAATTAGGTCGTTATAGCTCTCAAATGGTGTTAGCACCTGGAGTTTACCTCGCTTTTGTACCACACGAACAGCGTTGGCTGATTACTGGCTTACTGGATGTGCTACTTATCAATTATACCCATTATACAGTGCTTTATAACATTTTTCTAAAAAATATAGGAGGGAGTTTTGAGGGAATAGATTACGGTTCGGTGGAAGCACAAAATAAACTGCTTTTATCAGTAATAAAACATGAGGAGGTGGAAAAATGGTGTCAGGGAGTTGTACAACTTATGTTTCATATTGAAAATGGAAATAGTATTAAAGTTCCTTCTTCTACACCCTATTCTATTAAACCGGTTAAATTTTTAAAGGAGGACAATTATAAATTTTCATCTTTTATTGAAGAAAAATCTTTTATCATTCAATTAGTTGCTTTAGAAAGCCTGCTTGTATTTCCTGAAAAAAATTCAAAAGAAACTTCTATGGAGCAAACTGAAGTGCAACTGGTAAAGGAACCTGCGCTGATAAGCAAGCACCGGACTGCCTTTAAAAAAGCGGAAGTGGATTTACACATAGCCGAATTGGTTGAAAACATTTCCGGGATGAACAGTAAAGATATGCTTACCACACAGATAAACTATTTCAGCCGTTGTCTGGAAAGTGCCATTAAAGAAAAATACCGGGAAGTAATTTTTATACACGGGAAGGGAAATGGCGTATTAAAAGCCACAATTTGCTCCATCCTTAATGAATACGAAAACATTCAGTATCGTGATGCTTCGCTTGCAAACTATGGGCAGGGTGCGGTGGAAGTAATTATTCCTCAGAATGATTAA
- a CDS encoding TIGR01212 family radical SAM protein (This family includes YhcC from E. coli K-12, an uncharacterized radical SAM protein.) yields the protein MTEKRPYPAFNFYSSYIQKIFGENVYKISIDAGFSCPNRDGSLSVGGCTFCNNNSFNPFYCKPEKSITSQINDGIAFHSGRRKVARKYLAYFQSYSNTYASVAELEQKYTEALNHPLITGIVIGTRPDCIDEEKIELLASISRKNYVQIEYGVESCYDDTLTRINRAHTYAISENAILLTAQKGINTGAHLIFGLPGESREKMLAQAKIISKLPLTFVKLHQLQIIKNTAMAEEYQQYPERFSLFSLDSYIDFIVEFLENLHPDFVIERFTSEAPLHYIIAPRWNKVRHYQIMHMIENRMAQKNTKQGIFFKFNGIAVEGG from the coding sequence TTGACAGAAAAGAGACCATATCCTGCTTTTAATTTTTATTCCTCGTACATCCAAAAAATTTTTGGTGAAAACGTTTATAAAATCTCTATAGATGCAGGGTTTTCGTGCCCAAACAGGGATGGAAGTTTGTCGGTAGGAGGGTGTACATTTTGCAATAACAATTCTTTTAACCCTTTTTATTGCAAACCTGAAAAAAGCATTACATCTCAAATTAATGACGGAATAGCTTTTCACAGCGGAAGAAGAAAGGTTGCAAGAAAATACCTTGCTTATTTCCAGTCTTATTCAAATACTTACGCTTCTGTTGCGGAGCTTGAACAAAAATATACGGAAGCTCTTAACCATCCTTTGATTACAGGAATTGTTATCGGAACCCGCCCTGATTGTATTGATGAAGAAAAAATTGAATTGCTTGCCTCTATCTCCCGAAAAAATTATGTACAGATAGAATATGGGGTAGAATCCTGCTATGACGATACTTTGACCCGGATAAACAGAGCCCATACTTATGCAATATCCGAAAATGCCATTTTGCTTACTGCCCAAAAAGGGATAAATACCGGTGCCCACCTTATCTTTGGGCTTCCTGGGGAAAGTAGAGAAAAAATGCTTGCACAGGCAAAAATTATTTCGAAGTTGCCTTTAACTTTTGTTAAACTTCATCAGTTACAGATTATTAAAAACACTGCAATGGCTGAAGAATACCAACAATACCCCGAAAGATTTTCTCTTTTTTCTCTTGATTCCTACATTGATTTCATCGTAGAATTTCTGGAAAATTTACACCCGGATTTTGTCATTGAACGCTTTACCTCAGAAGCCCCGTTACATTATATTATTGCTCCTCGGTGGAATAAAGTGCGACATTACCAGATAATGCACATGATTGAAAATCGAATGGCTCAAAAAAATACAAAACAGGGCATCTTCTTTAAGTTTAATGGAATTGCTGTGGAAGGGGGGTGA